The region CCGGCAGCACCCACCCGGACCATGTGCTCGCCCGGCCCGGGACGACACCTGCGTGTCCTCGTGCACGCCGCGCTGCGGATGCCAAGCGGGCCAGCTGTTTCACGCATCGTTGTCGGCCTTCCCTCCGCGAGACAGTCGCCTCGCTTCTCCCCCTCCCCGCCGGCCCCCGCCTGGCCTGCGTACTCAAGGAGCCCTCCCACACCCATGTCCGTCCCCCTCGCAGACCGCGTCATCCAGCTCGCCTACGACCCAGGAATCTCGCCCAAGGGCGGTGGCCTGCCTGGCCTGAGCGTGCTGAAGAACGTCGTCAACTCGATCAACATGTTCGGCATCATCGCCGTCGTCGGCGCCCTCGCCGTCTCACTCGGCGTCTGGGCCTGGGGCCACCACACCGGTGGCCACCAGGCCGAGGCCAACGGCAAGAAGGGCGCGGTCGTGGCCGCCGGCGCTGCCCTCGGTCTGGGTGCCGCGAACGGCATCGTGGCCTTCTTCTCCAGCCTGGGCTCGCAGGTCCACTGATGCGGAAACGATCCCCCTCCCTCTCACTGTCCGCGTACGGCACGGGGTGGTCAGCCAACCGGCGCATCGCGATCGTCGTCGCCGCCGTCGCCGTCCTGCTCGCCATCGCCGTTGTCGTCGCCCTGCTGACCGGAGGCGGGAACAGCCACCAGGCTCCGGATACTGCGGCGCCCGCCCCGACCGGCAGCCCGTCCGCCTCCGAGGCCGCACCGAAGCCATCCTCCGGATCCGGGACGGTGCCCAAGCCGCCGCAGATTGCCGAGCCGGTCGCCTACGCCAAGGCAGCGGCCCAGATGCTGTGGTCCTACCACACCCGTGACACCAGCCGAGACCAGCAGCTCGCTGGCATGCGCGCCTGGATGACCACCGAGACGAAGTACGCCGACTGGGCGTCGGTCTCCGGCCAGGTTCCTGACCCGGTGCTGTGGTCGCGGATGGCCGACCAGGACCAGCACGCCACCGCCCACGTCACCGAGGGCCACTACCCCGGCGCGTTCAAGCAGGCGCTGGCCGAGGACCCGTCCGCGATCACCGAGGCGTACATCTACGTCGTCACCGTCAACGGCACGCAGCAGATCGCCTGGAAGAAGGGCGGCGGAGGGGCCGAGGAACGGGCCGTGACCCTCGCCGTCCAGTGCCGCCCGAATCACGACTGCACCCTGGCGGCCATCGCTCCGAGCGTCACGCAGTGACCCGCGTCTGAGACAAGAAAGGAGGAGTAACTCCCCGTGGGTTTCTGTGATTACCCCCTGGCCGACAAGTTGTGCGCGGTCGGTGACGCGGTGGATTTCGCCTCGGACCCCGGCAAGGCCATCGGTGACTGGATGGCGAAGTCCGCCGGTGAACTGGCCGCCGCCGCAGCCGATCTGGCCGCCGAGGCAGTCGACACCACCACGAAGGTGGATTTGAACGCCGGATGGTTCCGTGACAACTACGAGATGCTGCTGCCACTGGGCCTGGTCCTGCTGGTCGCCACGTTCTGCGCACAGCTGGTCCGGGCCGCCATCCGGCGCGACGGGCAAGCGCTGACACAAGCGTTCACCGGCACCATGAGCGGTGTCCTGTTCGCCTTCTGCGCCATCGCCTTCACCACGGTGGCCGTCGAAGTCGTCGACGCCGTCTCCGACGGCCTGTTCAAGACCGCGCACCTGAACATCGAGTCAGCCGTGCGCCGCATCGTGAAGGTCAACCAGATCGGGTCGCTGTCCGGCCTCGGCTGGCTCGTTCCGGTCGTCGCCGGGCTCGGCGCCGCCATCGGCGCCTTCCTCTACTGGTGCGTGATGATGGTCCGCAAGGTCGGCATCCTCGTCATGGTCACCCTCGCCGTTTTCGCTTCCGCCGGCGGCGGCTGGGAAGTCGCCCGGCGCTGGCGCAAGGGCTGGATCGAAGCCACCGCCACCCTCGTGGTCTCCAAGCTCCTGATGACCGTGATCTTCGTGCTCGGTATCGCCGCCATGGGCAAGACCGAGGCCAAGGACGGCATCGCCGCTCTGGCCGACGTCATGTCCGGCATCGTGATCATGATCCTGGTGTTGCTGTGTCCGTACGCGGTCTTCAAGTTCGTGCACTGGGCGGCCGACGGGACCGACGGGGAGTCCATCCACCGTGCCGGCGGCGCCGGTGCGCAGATCGCGAAGGCGCACGCCGAGAAGGCCGCCCGCAAGGCCGCCGCTGCTGCGGCCACCGCCGGAACCGGGGGCGCTGCCGCCGGCGCGGGTGCCGCACCGCAGGGCCCCGACGGCGGTGGGTTCCCCGGCGACGTCGCTGCCAACCCGACCGGCGGAGGCGGCGAGGGAAAGGAGGGATCGCAGAGCGGCGGAACGGGTGCCTCGCCCGGCGGCGACGCGGTCAAGTCCGGCTTGGAGAAGGCCGTCCAGCCCGCGCCGACGAGAGTATCCGACGACACCAGCGGCCAGGTGGGCGGCAGCCCGGGGCCTGGCGGATCCGGCGCGAGTGCCGCGTCTGGGCAGAGCGGCGGATGGCAGTCCACTCCGCCGACCACAACCCCGCCGCCGCAGGGGGCACCGCCGTCCTCCGGCACGCAGAACGCCCCGTCCAGCGAGGCGAGCGGCCCCCCGCCGCCTCCGACCGGCCTCTGATTCCCTGACCGACTCCCGGGGGCGGGATGTGCACGCGCCCTCCCGCCCCCGGGTTCAACCCGCGCCTCCAGGACCCGCCCCTTGACTGATCTTTCCGTCGCCCCGGTCACGGTGAAGTTCCCGCACCGAAGCCGCCGCGGCATCCTCCTCGGCCTCTCCCTGCCCCAACTCGTACTCGTATCCAGCATGCTGGCCCTGCTGCTGATGACGGTGATCTCCACCGGGCTGCTCGGCGCCGTTGCCCTGGCACCGCTGTGGGCGGCATCCGGGGCACTCGTCGCGATCCGCCGGCACGGCCGCTCCTTGATCGACTGGGCGCCGATCGTCACCCGGTATGCGCACCGTCGCCGCACCGGCCAGACCCTCTGGCTCGCTCGGCCCGTCACCCGGCCCCGGCAGGACGGCGTCCTCCATCTGCCCGGCACCGCCGCTTCCCTCAAGGTGGTCACCCCCGGCGACTCCGCCAACGGCGCCGCAGCCGTCCACGACCCGCACCAGCAGACCCTGACCGCCATCGCCCGCGTCACCAGCCGCGCCTTCGCCCTCCTCGACCCCGCCACCCAGAACCACAACGTGAGCAGCTGGGGACGCGCGCTCGCGGGTATCGCCCGCACCGGGCACATCGCCACCGTGCAGGTGCTGGAACGCACCGTCCCCGACTCGGGCGACACCCTCAGCCGCCACTGGACCCACAACGGGCAGCCCCAGACCCCC is a window of Streptomyces mirabilis DNA encoding:
- a CDS encoding DUF6112 family protein, translating into MSVPLADRVIQLAYDPGISPKGGGLPGLSVLKNVVNSINMFGIIAVVGALAVSLGVWAWGHHTGGHQAEANGKKGAVVAAGAALGLGAANGIVAFFSSLGSQVH
- a CDS encoding SCO6881 family protein gives rise to the protein MGFCDYPLADKLCAVGDAVDFASDPGKAIGDWMAKSAGELAAAAADLAAEAVDTTTKVDLNAGWFRDNYEMLLPLGLVLLVATFCAQLVRAAIRRDGQALTQAFTGTMSGVLFAFCAIAFTTVAVEVVDAVSDGLFKTAHLNIESAVRRIVKVNQIGSLSGLGWLVPVVAGLGAAIGAFLYWCVMMVRKVGILVMVTLAVFASAGGGWEVARRWRKGWIEATATLVVSKLLMTVIFVLGIAAMGKTEAKDGIAALADVMSGIVIMILVLLCPYAVFKFVHWAADGTDGESIHRAGGAGAQIAKAHAEKAARKAAAAAATAGTGGAAAGAGAAPQGPDGGGFPGDVAANPTGGGGEGKEGSQSGGTGASPGGDAVKSGLEKAVQPAPTRVSDDTSGQVGGSPGPGGSGASAASGQSGGWQSTPPTTTPPPQGAPPSSGTQNAPSSEASGPPPPPTGL